The Vitis vinifera cultivar Pinot Noir 40024 chromosome 7, ASM3070453v1 genomic interval TCTTGGCTGATGAAGATGGAAACGATGTCAGAAACAGGTCtctgattttctattttaatctTGTTGTGGATGTTCAGATTGTAGCATATATGTTTTAAGTCCTGGTAGTTTTTGGTATTTTTCTGGTATCTGATCAGCTtatatttgtgattttgttGTTCCCCTTTTCTTGCTGAAAGAAGCTTATACCAGTTAAAGGCTTGAAAAGGGAAAGAACAGGCTGAGAATGATATATCACATGGACAGGGTTACTGAAAAATTGATAGTTTTCATGTTTAACTGAAGGGTTAGTGAAGTGTTTGTTGTTGGGATTTCTAGTTGAATCATACTTTGATTAGCATATCGTAATCTGTCTTTAACTACTCTTACCTCAACTGTTTCACAAGTCTTGGACTATTATTTGGGATTGTCATTAGCTTCAGTGCATCATTTGGCATGGAGCTTATTTATAATACTGTAATGGACAATAATTTTTCCATCACTCATCTAATTTTAAGTTTCAGGTTTCTCCAAGTTGTCAAAGTGTTAAAACAATATATCTTCTACCATATTCTTGTCATATGATATGAGTTGTCTTGAACCAAGCAGATCCTTTTACTTTCCTGTGGTGTTTTCTGTTTATTATCTTGTTCTAGTTCTTGAACATGTGGTTCTCCAGATAAATACTTGTATTAAGCAGTTACTAAAACTAACTCTTTGATTGGTTTCAGGTACAAGCCCGATGCAGTAAAAGGAGACATGGATTCAGTCAGAACTGAAGTATTGGAATTTTATTCAAACTTGGTAAATGGGCCATTCTCTTCATGCATAATCGTTCTatcaattatacatatattCATTTTGATAATGAACTACCATGCAGGATCCCGCTTTGAGGGAGGTGAGAGACTACTATGCCTCAGCAATCTGTGTTCTCATATCTGTCTGTGTTTAGTCAAAGCAAAACATTATACTAATGTCATTCATGAGAAAATAAAGTAGATGAGATCTAGTTCATGTTACCATGTTCAGTATGCTGAGCATACATGTATACATTGTCACAAATTCCTTTTTATCTgcaatttacaattttttgttgGGTTGACTTCTTTACGGTATATGTTTGTATGGTCCTCAAGAAATTGATATCATAGGAGGCCTATGTTTGATTATTGAATTCAGGGAACCAAGATTGTGGATGAATCTCATGATCAGGACACCACAGATCTGCATAAGTGTATAGCATTTATTCGGGACTTCACACCAGACCTGGACAAGTCCAATGTGAGTGACTTATAATCTTTTCATAAGCTTTTTTCGTGGGATTTGTGCTGTTTTCTATGAGATTTCTGCTTTGTTTAGGTGCTGATATTCCATTCTCTTGTAACCTTCATTAGGTACTGGAAAGTGAAATATTTGTGCAGGATGCTTTTTTCTTTGCTAGGTAGTTATGAGTGTGCACACTTCAATTGGGATTTCAGTTGATGGTTGTTCTTTAAATTGCAGCTATGCATACTTGTTGCTGGAGCACTTGGAGGAAGGTTTGACCACGAGGTTGGAAACATAAATGTTCTTTACCGTTTCTCAACCATGCGAATAATCCTTTTGTCTGATGATTGCCTCATCCACCTTCTTCCAAGGACTCACCATCACGAGATCCATATCCAGTCTTCTGTAGAGGGCCCACATTGTGGGCTTGTCCCCATTGGCACACCTTCTGGCAGCACTACAACCACAGGGCTCCAATGGGATCTCAGTAAGTATACATCACATAATATACCCTTCCTGCTGTTGCTTTTGTTTACCAAAGCACAAATGGGGATTGCTATGTATATTCATGGTTTACCATTCTAGTTTTGACCAATCTACAGTTCTTGCTTGATGCATCCTGCTACTAAGAGTGCTGCTGTCATTTCACTAAAAACGAAGTGACAGCTATTTaccctttcttttaaaaatttttttggtGATTGGTGTCTTGGCTCCTCTGTACCATTCAGTGATATGTGGGTTGACATTCCTATAGCGGCATCTCCTCCTCAAAGTAATCAGGAGAAGGCATTTGGAGTTATGGTTAGGTCCTATTATTTGACTGCTCTTAAGTCATCCATGTTAGAGGTTATTGGCGATAGTGCTTGGGTGTGTTGTCATGGTGGTGTTCCTAAAGGCACATCAATTTTATCATCTTTGTTTTCTCCGTGATTCTACCAACATGATTCTGCAATTTGTGATTGGTTTGTAATTTAATCCTGTGTATTCCAGATGACACGGAGATGAAATTTGGTGGATTGGTAAGTACATCAAACATTGTGAAAGGAGACAAGATAACAGTGCAATCAGATTCAGATCTTCTTTGGACGATATCGATTAAAAAGGTGTGAAGTATACTGCTCTTTGGATGCCTTTAATCTGGATCTAGATGACGAAGTCTTCCCTGTCTTCCCTGTCGGGGTGAAGCTGCATATATAGTTGTTTTCATGCCACTATTGGTCCCATATTTTTTCTCATAGTTATATTAGATGTTTTTAGCTTCTTCTGTACAATATTTACTTTCCATTTAATTGTATGTAGTTAATTCTGTTTCAATTCCCAAGAGGAACTAGAAATCTTCCTATTCTTTTTGATGTGTTGGCTTTCTTGGTATCAAGTCGTTGTAGTATGCTACTAATAAGATGGTCAAAACGTGCTTGTTTCCAAcatcctttacatttttttttaattatccttTGAAGTACTTTAATGTTGGAGTGTCATCATCCTTGTGGGGATCtcactatataccattttataGCCAGCAGTTTCATGCAGGCGTGTACCTGTCCTTTCTCCCACGTTCTTAGACTTGATAACAGTGTGAACTTTATTTACCACAATATTTCACTTAGATATTTTACAGTTGTTGGCATTCAAACAGATGTAATTCCATTGATGAAAGTTGGAAAGTTCAGTGCAGCCACTTCCCAAGACAACCAATTGCTGAAATATGCCAGCCACTTTGTACTCCACCAAGCCTTTTTGGCCAATCCGTCGTGTGCAACGTTGAACTTGACTCATTAGGCATAGCCGTCACCATCACTCCTGAGTCTTCTATCATCATATTTATCACGCATCGAGCTACATGGTTATACCGGAGGGTCTATGCCCTGTTGTCCTATGTCTGGTAACAGGTAgaagataaatcaaaattcaGAACattgttttaaagaacaaaagaaCCTTTTGAAAAGTGAACTGTTCAAGCTATGTGGTGCTTTCTATGTGATAATTGCAAGTTGGAAGTTTCGGGTTCTCAAGGGTTAAGGATGTGGACCCAAACTCCCTCGTCACTGCAGAAAAACAAGAAAGGTTGGAGCAGAAACAAGGAAGAACAACTATAATCTAGAAAATACCGAAACGTTCTACTTAATGAACTAGGAATTATGggaaatatatatgaaataccctcttggctatggtgatgatttttcttcatcatttttctatTAAGGTTGAAGACAATACAGTGATACACCACACAAGAAGATTCGTTGCTGAAGAAGATTTGTCCTTatcacagttttttttttctttcttttttggatcAAATCTGACAAAGTGTGCATTTGAACACCTGAAGAGAGAAAAACCAAGAGCCTGTGATTCATTAAAAATTTACATTTCAGCTGTGAGTCAAAAACTAAGGAAGAAGGTAGTGTATTATTCTATGACAGAAGAAAACGGAGAAAAGCGAACAGGAAAAAACCATAAACGACAACGTTTTGAGAGGGTGAAGTAGTTAGAAAACGGAACAAATTAAACGACGTCGTTTGAGTTTTACCCCTTCTTCCCACGCGTGCACACTAAACGGGCTTCGGCCCTCCTCTCAGATTTGGCGGCAAAAAACCTAACAACTGCAACTGCGAACTAGGGTTTGTGTAATCTCTCTTGTCGatcttgtttttcaattttcaactcaTTCTTGCTTTTCAGTCTATTCCTCACCTTCTATGGTTTATTCATGCGAATTGTAGGCAATGTTAATGATTATGATGACGTGATTTTATCTGATTGGAAGAAGTGATGAGTTCAATGGAAGGAGCAGCACAATCTGAGTCTCCAACAATTAGGGCCATAAATAAGGGTGCAGTTCATCGTATTTGCTCCGGGCAAGTGATTCTAGATCTTTCTTCAGCTGTCAAGGAGTTGGTTGAGAACAGCTTGGACGCCGGCGCCACTAGCATCGAAATCGCTTTGAAGGAGTACGGCCAAGAATGGTTCCAAGTCATCGATAATGGCTGTGGCATTTCGCCGAATAATTTCAAGGTATTTTTGCTTTGTTAGCTTAAGAATTGAGTGCTTTGTTTCTGTTTTCAATTTATATGAATTTTGTGGTTTAAGTCGACAGCTTATGTCCTTTTTAGCTTTAGTTATGCCTAGTGCCTGTATTCAATTTAAATAGTCTGTTTGGTTTCTGACAAATAGCCCCAGAGAAAAGGGAAGACAAAATTTAGCTATGATGTTATCATTCTATTTTCCCCCCTTCAAATGATAGAAAACTCAACCCAATTAACCAAAATTTTGCActtgaaatttgggtttttcctcttgaattctaataataacaattcttgaattcaaaatattgatttttttctttgttttattaactaaatttttaattttcaatgcATTCTTAGCAACTAAataccaacaaaaaaaaaaaaaaaagtttcaaaaaacaatgCCTTCAGAACTTATTTCTGTTTGGTTTGCTACTTTTCAATTTCAACATGCTATTAGCTATTAAATGATGGTTTTTTGTTTGTATAACATTGGCATTTTACTGCTTAGCTGTATTCATCGTCTTGCTTTGATTTTTGCAGGTTCTTGCCCTTAAGCATCATACTtctaaattaattgattttcctGATCTTCAATCCTTGACCACTTTTGGCTTTAGAGGGGAGGCACTGAGTTCCCTCTGTGCACTTGGGAATTTGACTGTCgaaacaagaacaaaaaatgaATCGGTTGCAACACACCTGACCTTTGATCAT includes:
- the LOC100246863 gene encoding thiamine pyrophosphokinase 1 isoform X4 encodes the protein MEARAAQLRLCADGGANRLYDEMPGLLADEDGNDVRNRYKPDAVKGDMDSVRTEVLEFYSNLGTKIVDESHDQDTTDLHKCIAFIRDFTPDLDKSNLCILVAGALGGRFDHEVGNINVLYRFSTMRIILLSDDCLIHLLPRTHHHEIHIQSSVEGPHCGLVPIGTPSGSTTTTGLQWDLNDTEMKFGGLVSTSNIVKGDKITVQSDSDLLWTISIKKV
- the LOC100246863 gene encoding thiamine pyrophosphokinase 1 isoform X3; protein product: MEARAAQLRLCADGGANRLYDEMPGLLADEDGNDVRNRYKPDAVKGDMDSVRTEVLEFYSNLDPALREGTKIVDESHDQDTTDLHKCIAFIRDFTPDLDKSNLCILVAGALGGRFDHEVGNINVLYRFSTMRIILLSDDCLIHLLPRTHHHEIHIQSSVEGPHCGLVPIGTPSGSTTTTGLQWDLNDTEMKFGGLVSTSNIVKGDKITVQSDSDLLWTISIKKV
- the LOC100246863 gene encoding thiamine pyrophosphokinase 1 isoform X2, with amino-acid sequence MDLMRHSSAFLLPSIPDDGPPPTYALVVLNQRLPRFTPLVWKHAQLRLCADGGANRLYDEMPGLLADEDGNDVRNRYKPDAVKGDMDSVRTEVLEFYSNLGTKIVDESHDQDTTDLHKCIAFIRDFTPDLDKSNLCILVAGALGGRFDHEVGNINVLYRFSTMRIILLSDDCLIHLLPRTHHHEIHIQSSVEGPHCGLVPIGTPSGSTTTTGLQWDLNDTEMKFGGLVSTSNIVKGDKITVQSDSDLLWTISIKKV
- the LOC100246863 gene encoding thiamine pyrophosphokinase 1 isoform X1; the encoded protein is MDLMRHSSAFLLPSIPDDGPPPTYALVVLNQRLPRFTPLVWKHAQLRLCADGGANRLYDEMPGLLADEDGNDVRNRYKPDAVKGDMDSVRTEVLEFYSNLDPALREGTKIVDESHDQDTTDLHKCIAFIRDFTPDLDKSNLCILVAGALGGRFDHEVGNINVLYRFSTMRIILLSDDCLIHLLPRTHHHEIHIQSSVEGPHCGLVPIGTPSGSTTTTGLQWDLNDTEMKFGGLVSTSNIVKGDKITVQSDSDLLWTISIKKV